aatataataaaattccttttcaataataatgtttatattttacagaAGGAATTGCTCGATTAAAGGAAAaggcaaagagaagaaaaggaagaggacaTGGAGCTGAATTGGTATCAACAAGAGATGATGTGGGTCATTATGAATCTATGCACGTtgtagaagaagatgatgatgaaccTGGCCCACAAAGAtgtaattcaaattatttatgaatgaatttataatgttTGTATGTAGTActaagaattctttttaaaatttctagCTGTGGAAGGATggattttgtttattaattcaGTGCATGAAGAAGCTCAAGAAGACGATATACAAGATAAATTTTCTGAATTTGGACAAATAAAAAACCTACATTTAAATTTAGACAGAAGAACAGGTTTCTTGAAAGGTTATGCTTTAGTAGAATATGAAACATTCAAAGAAGCACAAGCTGCAAAAGAGGCATTAAATGGTACTGACATTTTAGGTCAACCAATTTCTGTTGATTGGTGTTTTGTTAAAGGACCTAAAAAGTAAGTTAAatctttttacattaatttatttattattatatgtattttatttatattatttgtatcttACATGCTTGTCTGCTTTCAGAATTAGGAAAAGGAGCCATAGAAGACGgtgaaaataaatacgagtatacatatacatacatatatgatatgatgatataaaaaaataacttctactatttgtatctttaaaagtaatcaatatataatttaagagTAACAATATTAATGTGGAAAATGATAATTGACCACTAATTTTGACCAGAATatgtttctcttatttttcaaatgtcacaataacatttaattttatcttatcaattaaatttatacttgtattcatcatataaataaaatgcttAACGGgcttatgtttcttttttgattttatatatttttaaattatcgtaTCAATAAAACATccaattttttagaaatatatcaaaaaaatactTTCCGTTTGTTATTCCATCGTTTAATGTAATCTTGCATAAAGTAAGAATTAGTcctttattaattcttatgtTAGGTACATGTTTCAGTGTACTGTAGATGCATTTGCTTATTGCACAAGCATGTAATTCAATTtccatttataaataacataagaTATGCaaccttcttttctatttgttgTACAAAATATGttgataaataagaatataaaatagaattaagcataataattaagatttgctttcttctttgcttGAACTTCATTAATTGCTTCCATCAAGTCTTCATGAGTAACTGCAGTTGCATTACGTCTTAAAGCAATCATGCCCTATAAATAAGAACGAACATTAGACTGTAGTGAGTAATATAACATGAAATGATATAAGGCTGAAGATATAAAGCTGTTACATACTGCTTCAACACACACAGCTTTACATTGTGCTCCATTAAAATCATCAGTTGATCTAGACAACTCTTCAAAATTAACATCTGGAGACATATTCATTTTACGCGAATGAATTTGCATAATTCGTGCTCTAGCTTCTTCATTAGGATGTGgaaattcgatttttctatCCAAACGCCCTGATCTCAATAGAGCAGGATCTAAAATATCTACTCTATTTGTAGCAGCTATTACTTTTATGTCAGCTGTTGAACTGAATCCATCTAATTGATTGAGAAGTTCCAACATAGTACGTTGTACTTCCCTATCACCAGCTTTTTCTGAATCAAATCTCTTGGTACCAATAGCATCCAATTCATCTATGAATATAATTGCTGGTGCTTTCTCTTTAGCTAAAGAAAATGCATCTCTAACCAATTTCGCACCATCACCAATGAACATTTGCACAAGCTGTGGTCCAgctaattttaaaaatgttgattTAGTTTGTGCTGCACATGCTCTGGCTAACAAAGTTTTTCCTGTTCCCGGTGGACCATATAAGAGTACACCTTTTGGTGGTTGTATTCCCAGATTTTCAAACTTCTTTTTATGAACCATTGGTAAAACTACAGCTTCTATCAATTCTTGAATTTGATTATCTAATCCTCCAATATCAGAATATTGTTCAGTTGGTCTTTCATCAACCTCCATTGCTTTAACTCGAGCATCATATTCAGCGGGTAATGTTTCAAGAACAAGATAACTATCTTTATTAACTCCTACCAAATCTCCAGGTTTTAAAGATTCTGCATCTACCAAGCCTATTACTGGAAGAAAATATGTTTGACGAGTTGATGTCTTTATAACAGCACATTTGCCTTTTCTTTGAGCATCTAAATCAACAACAGCACCATCTTCTTCTCCCATATCCTGTGGATCTACATCCAGTAATTCAATAACATTAGAAACTAAATATGGTAATGTTTTGttaacttttatcttttctgtGTTTTCCttgattttatcattttgtgCTTGTAGTTCATGTGAAATTCGCATAACTtcacttttcattattttaatttcattatccaATAACCTGGTTCTTGATACTATTTCATCAGTAGACATCCGTAATACATCTTCACCCAAAATTTCCTAAAAATTAGATATCAAATTACATtacaataacatttatttcaataaggattaaatatctatagtatttaatatacatatagtctAGTCTATATAGACAATAaagattaaaacaaaaattcctTCATTGATAATCAGAAATATttagtatattaaatatattaattatacagtTAACACgttatattcaatttatcatgttttctgtttattacaaataatattgtatagtaCATAATACTCTTTATTCGTTTAGATATGCTTGTCATGCAATCATTCATAACctttaatcaaaaattttatttattttacctcTCCGTCTTCCCAAATAGATTTATCTTCTAGAGTAGCCATTTATGctcaatatgtatattattaaacttttataatttagaacaattttaatgtatttaaatacttCTTTTCTGGTTAAAATCTAACTTTTAACTCTAGTAATGCTCTCGAACTATTTTTAACTAAGATGGAGACAAGAcgtatgataaatttttaaggaACAATACACCACCATACGGTGAGAATTGAAAGATATTAGTCATCTATCGATAAAATGAGACTTCGTCAATACCGACGTATAATAAGTTCATAAAAATTGCTACATGCACAAAGACTATTTTAtagtttcattaatttaacctattcattaatatatttattattacacgattttaaagaaatttatttcgcgaatatgaaatgtataataaacaaaataataacagacgaataaaaaatatactactTATACATGTGATAAATgattcattatatatgtatgtcaaaTCTAAAACCAAAAATGCATTAAAGCAAAACAGAAATCCGATAAATTGAAtgcattaaaaaatacaaatcaatttcattcttaattaatatgtaaagAGTAGTACCATGTTCGAAGATAACATGACCATAATATCAAagcatttattaaaattagtaTAATTTAGGCAATACAGTTAAAAGGTTCATCTGGCACAAGATGgttttttaaattgatctatattatatattgcattataaataatcaaaatatgtGAGTGTACCTTGTGTGTGCACGTGTGTGTTGTATTAATTGTAACatgtaaataatttgatttttatcaataaaaaaaatgcaatttaTGATACAAAAATTCCTATGATGTACCataaagcaaaaataaatgtaGTACAATACATGGAGCAGTATTTGATTTTTGTacattatatagttatatcatAGTTAATGTATTGTACATTATATTTGTGgtattttaaaaacattatgAGAACTTCATTGTTAAATATTCCTGATAAAGGactagatttatttattttacagagCCATAGTTCAGTAAAGTTATCTTTCTaagtaaaatgattaaaatatctaaattcattgctaaaattcattttttcacaATTCCATCTTTTAGGCACACCTGTTCAGTAAAATTACTATAGATTTCCATCCTAAAGcgatttttacataatataatataagtagtataagataaattaattacatttaaattgatttcataagaaataataattaaatataaagtactatatgaaataattgtcCGATTATATCAATGTTACCAAAAGTAAAGtggatataaaatacttttctgCAGAAAGCAAAAATTCATAGTTTACAGATTTCTACTTAATTCAAATTAATGGTAAAAACCATACAATTGTTTATAAAGCACCTGCACTATTGTAAAAatcgttctgtttttttcaTAGCACTTATGCACTTCATGTTAAAGTagcaatttatttttgtcatgataataataaatgaaaattccataaaattaaatctacatatttttcaatgtgaACTCGAAATTTTCATCATATtccaatatacatatactaaaaaaaaaaatttttttttttctagataattataatagaatgtttttgaataattgatctctatgtatatacaatgcgtttttcatttaatttacttAATGACATGagaaatgtataatacatGAGTATTATAAGTACTATGAtcacaatcttttttttgttttgtaatatACCCTCcaatatatagattttatttatcaatattttactaTCCGGCGATGCTTGTACTTAAATAACTATATTAAAGACAATagtattattcgttttttttttaatttcatgcTTCTTTTAAGTAAAGATCAACCCTTTGAAATAGTCCTCATTAAACTATTATCCGAAAATCTAGATGTAGtagtatttattaacaaaaactGGCAGCGCTTTGTTCGATGTAtgtcaatataattatttataaaatattaatttacgaacaataattacatttgaaaaatctttttccacatgattctaaaattttttcatgttcattgttttataatatatgtactcAAATTCGGTCTTTAATAAGAtcacatatattaattaaaaattattccataccaaaaaaatcatatttgtaataatgtcTCAGTAATGTTTGTTACAGAATGAATAGAACGTCTATGATTGAAACAACTATCGTTGTCTCACTTAAaaacatagaaatattattatgttctCGATTAGATTTAATACAGAATACACACACGCCACACACAATGCATTCATACACACAGAAAAGCTGCACTTTAATCATTGTGTTTCGACagaattcatataaatatcatatatttttttgaaaaataattatcaaagtattttttctttcacaatatttactttacacacgtaaatataataaattttgcaaataaataattaaaattcaaagttATAAATTAAGTAATTATCTGTCATTcacattcttttataattaggCCTTTGAACACACaaagttaatataattttaatttattattatacatattgcTCATgtgaaattaattcattttattaagtCGTCACATTTACGAATTGTAGCACAACCAATCTGTGTTGTATAATTGCTACTAATTTTCtcatatatttcttgaaaaatatgttatttgtTACTtgcttataattattaaatatatgtctGTGACTGATATATTCCAAtcatttttgataaaagaataagatatttttataatgaattattcaaagatattttatgtatacacCAAACTTCGTTTTCTATGAAGTATGCCCTGAGACTGTATACAGAGCTTTCTgtttatattcatacatacacatttctGAGTATATCAATGTGTATATTatgatttctttcattaagTAGCGCttgaaaattctaatttcaAGTGTGccaaattgtattaaatatatttgtaatgggaatcttttatatttcattgcaCTTgtgtattatttgtataacatacaacattttcttttttttatcgaagaagagaagactGAGCCAAATcttaatcttaaaaaattcttataactTGATCTCATTATGCACTAACTGCATATTAAGCGTATCATTAGTGtaaaatactatattttatgaatactTAACGAATATGTAATGCGTTTGAAGACTATCTGCattgaatttataatgaaaaacattgaagcaaaaataaaataatatttgatttgactGTCCATATTTATAAGTTAcctacaattttataatacatttctcAATTagacttataaaaaaaaaaagtaaagcgGAATCTGTATACAGAGTGCAATTCCTACATTAAACTGAATACTTAGAGCCCACTTTTTTCATTGGTATTAATCTGAGGCCTTTAGCCAACATCTGAGCTTCAAGATCACGATCTTCATCCTGATACctggagaaaaatatatatatatatataatgtttcaataaacatttacataaaatatattacaaactcGACCACAATGGAATACAATTTACAATACCTTTGTCGTTCTTCTTCTAAAAGAGCTATAAGTGTATCTCGTTTTTCAACAATCTCTAACATTTCGGTCAAtatttctccttccttttcaacATCAGCACTCGTCTTCTTTTCATCTAACAAAACAcagatataaatttcatacagtacaaaaatataatcctAATTAAATactaaatgttttattaatatattatttgttatagaaaactaaaagaatcattataaatatttaccatCATCAGCTAAACGTTCGCGTAACTCTTGTTGTAATCTTTCATGACGATCTTCCAGTTGTACTTCTTGTGCACGTACTAGAAGTTCTTTTTCATATCTACGTAATTCTGTACGTTCTTTCATCAAATCAAACCATTCCCTTAATAAATCTGCTTCTTCTCTATCTGAACAATCTAAACACATcatatcattgaaaaattttgaattgatatcacatgtatgtgtgttcacaacttttttcgaaatattttaaaattatataataaataattacatacctCCTTCCCCACGAAGTGCTTTTTCAACACTAACACCCCTACTTTCTAATTCTCTTTGCTTTACTTCtgtttcttctaattttctttgtatttcctGTGCCATCCTCAGTCTACAAATCAAGcactgttattttttttctttttgataacaTGAAAtctcttaaatatttttccgtTTACATACCGTTTCAATTGTGCTTGCCGCGTTAATTTCCtcattgtttttgttttacgtGAAATGCTATTACAAGATCCTTCTGTAGCAGTAGCCTTTTGTACTTGAGATGTAGACAAAGCTGCAGTCTTTGTATCATCTTCTGATAAACTATCAtctgacataaaaaaaaatttatttatatattctaatatatcacGATATCgcaatgttttaatatttatgattattaccTGAAATATGTGTTGTAACATTGATGTAATCTTGGGGTGGTGGAGGGATATCTGGAGGATTTTCATTGAGGTAGTTTCCTATAAGCATACTTTCACAAACACTCTTGGGCCTTGCCTTTAATTTTGTAGAATCCACTTTATCAATCtgaaaaaatgtatagaaatgatttttatttgaatttgataagattttgatattaattccATATAAAAGTCAGGGTATGTTCAATACACACTATGTACATTGTTTAAAAGCAAATACTGAAATAAAATCACTCTCTAAAAAAAGCATgaatgtttcaaataaaaccCTAATACAACTACTGTCATTTgctaaaaaaaatcattactaCAGTGCAAAGGCACAACATTTGCTAGAAACTACAATTGGATATGgcgtacatataaaatttgttaagcATTCAGAAAAGTATACAgcaaacgaaaataaaatcgtggTACCTGCATGATATGCAATAGCTAATACAAATACTGGCACAAGTAAACTAATATGGCAAAAGTTAATATCAATGACTTAGTTGCTTACATCTGACCCATCCgaatacgatttatataaCTGAAACATTTTAAGACGAACCAGTTAGaagtggataaaaaaaaaacgtgcgCACCACGTTCAAGGAAATGTGGCATGAAAATTTGCCTTCACTTACTTTGCCCTTAGATTTTGATGTAAGACGGAACATCGATAGCTTGTCCTTTTGCGGAGAGACCGACGTTTCCTTCTTGAAGAAGAAGTCAGAGACTGCTTGAATAAtactttttcgtctttctggatcctttgctttttttgtttctcctttcattCCACTAGTTACATTATCAGAATTGGGCGCATTAGTTGCTTTTGATAATTCGTCCATTGATTTTGCACTAATGGTTGATACATCTTTAAGATTCATTTTTTTAGTTATTGCTTTCATATTATCTGTACTTTTACTCGTTTGAAGCTTGGATCCTGGCTTACTTATAGTGAAACTAAAAGATCTGCTTTTAACTTCTGGTGATGCTATatcttctgtttttcttctctcttcgaccGAATGTTGCCTACGTGCaaacttcatttttaattccttGATTTTATCCTCTGGACTTAATCCTAGATCTTCATCACTCTTCAACctagctctttctctcgcatctTGTCGTGCCTTTTCAGTTGTTCTTTTGGCCTCTTCATGTTTGCATCTAGGTGGAGCAATAGGAGTTTTGAAATCCTTGTCCATTTCATTATGCGATTTTGGAGATGCAAAATTTTCAGATTGTTCTGTTTGATTTGtgctttttttataagaagtACTTTCATTGTTTTCTGCTTTTTGAGATGATATATTAGAATCAACAGGCAATGACTGTTCTGtctgcaatatttttttggcATCAGCAAATGTCATATTATGACTATTACTAATTTGCGTTTCTAAAGATGTTGGTACGAATTTAGTTGCAGATGTATTATTAGCTGCAGCAGCAATGGTAGGTAGTTTCACTGGAGATAGTACGGAACTAAAAGAAGAAGCTCTTGCTGCTCTTCTGGCTTTCTTTTCTGCAGATTTTTGTTTATGTGCAACCAATTTATCCATTAACAAATCttcgataacatttttttgcttagatctttctcttgtaatttcttctaatttacGAGAAGTGGCAGGAGAattgagattattattattgaatgaCTCTTGATTTCTAATCTCTTCTGCTATTAATTCCGCTGTCCGAGTTTGCGCCAAGTTTttagaattctttcttttggatTTTCGGACATCTATCGAATCTTTGGCATTACTAAATTCTGCAATTCTTGATTGAAGACGCTTTACATATTCCAAATAATCCGGATTACTCGAATCTGCAAGTGTTTTTCCTTGTTGTATTTGTTCATGTACCTCTTCTTTAGGCACAATAGATTTTTGTGGATTAACAGGACTAGCAAGTATTGTAATGACTTCACTGGTAGTTGTATCTTCAGCAGGTTCGACTATTAATAAACTATCTTCATCCATAGATTGCAATGAATCATTGTTAATTGCTTCTGAGATAGTTTGTGCTTCTTGAACAGTTCTCGACTCTGCATCAATGGAAATTGAACTTTCTTGAAGTTTACTATTCGTAGAATTCGTAGCaccatttaatttattcatgaCATCATCCATAGTTACAGGATtgatttcaatgatattttcattattaacgaTTTCCTCCTCCGAGCAAATGTCGTTTTCACATTCCAATGTTGCTATTGGCGCATCGGTTATGTTACTTCTCAAAGAAttaatagttttaatatttacaaattcaaCATATCCTCTGTTTTTAAGTAATGTTGTATTAGTCGCATCTTGAAGACTGTCGTCTAAAAGAGATTCATTGTCTGTATCCATGTAATCAATGTTCTCCCCATTTGCAAGAAGTTCCGAAGTATTATTCGATGGAAGTTCTGTTCTTCTATCTGATCTATAAGTATACGCTTGTGTATCATCcggattttctcttttcatcattGTCGTATTAAACACAGAAGATTGTCCTCCATGGAAtagatttgaattttttcttttagttacAAATTCAGGATTTATGTCGAAATCAGTATCTTGCAAATCGTAAGAAACTAAATCTTGACCATCGCGAGCCCATTCTGAAAATTCTGTTTCAGTAAGCGCAGCTGTCGTAGTTACGTCATTTTCCTCTGAATCATCTTGTTTGTTAGATATTGCAGATGCCACTGATGCTGGACTACTACAACTGCTAAtactttgtttattattatcatgtaAATCACATTCttctattttgttatttaaaacttcaattaatttatcgttatttaaagATGATTGCATTAATTGTGTTGCAATTTGTTCATCGTTTGATTGTTCATCTCGGAAAAATGAGCATTCGATAGAATCTGGTTCAAAAGTGGAACAGATATCCAAtaccttatttttttcaatacctTCGTCCAACAAAAGATCTCCATCTGTACTATGAATTTGAAGTCTTGGAGGAGATAAATTTGCAGTAAGTAATTGTTCGCCCTtgtcttcttctacttcaaCATCacttaaagataaagaatcaCTATCGATTTCTGAGTCTTCTGTACTGTCGGCTTCTttcaattcttctttatttttaaccCAATGTACTTCAGGGACAATAATTGATGTTTCGTGTAATGGACTACGAGGACGGCAACTGATATTTTCATCTAAACCAGTAGAATGAGTTTTTTCTGTAGTTTGGGTATTAACATTCTCTAGTATCAAAGATCTTGTATTggtatcattaattttattgggAGAAATTTTTTCCTCCGTTTGCTTTTTCTCGACATCTTTCATAGATTCACTGACATTGGGAGCAGTTCTAGATTTTAAGATACTCGTTTCTGTTACCAAATCTGGAAGATGTATTTTAGATGCATCTGATATTCCACTAGCAGCTTTATGTTCATAAGAATCATTGTTCGGATTAATTTTAGAAACTTGATTAACTGATAATGGTCTGACAGattgagaagaaaataacataGTAGGTGATAATGGAGAAAGTTGACTATTACTTAAATGTAATTTGCTTGTGCCTTGTAAAAATGCTTGCATTGTTGGACTTGGTTCAGGAGCTGGATTTAAAAGTTTCTGATGTTGAGAAATGGCATCTGTGAGACTTCTTAATTTTGTATCTACATTTGAAGTAGAACCAGACTTCATAACAGAGCCAGCAAGAGCTGGTCCTCCCaacaaatatcttttcttgAGTTCTAAAGACAATTTAGATGCAATTCCCTCTGTAGAATGCGTGCGATTTAATAGGTAGTCACCTTTTCGTGGATTAACTAATGGTGACAGATTGTTtgtattgaaattaaatccAAGCATTGGAGATTTTGATTCAGTTTTAGTTTCTTGTATTGTTTTTTTCGT
This genomic interval from Vespula pensylvanica isolate Volc-1 chromosome 8, ASM1446617v1, whole genome shotgun sequence contains the following:
- the LOC122631229 gene encoding F-actin-monooxygenase MICAL3 isoform X4; the encoded protein is MDQQQQQSGKKHQTTANSPEAAIAGEVFDQFCNATTLKSILGHYRHLCELLKIKPNTINQFYPKLKSKLRSWKAQALWKKFDQRANHKCYNRGKACPNTRVLIIGGGPCGLRSAIEAQLLGAKVVVVEKRDRMSRNNVLHLWPFVIQDLRGLGAKKFFGKFCAGSIDHISIRQLQCILLKVALILGVEFHESVSFESLIPPPDNQEEAKIGWRAKTSPADHPVSQYEFDVLIGADGKRNTLEGFKRKEFRGKLAIAITANFINKRTEAEARVEEISGVAFIFNQKFFKELYQETGIDLENIVYYKDDTHYFVMTAKKHSLIDKGVILQDHADTAKLLAKENVDREALMLYAREAAEFSTEYQMMDMEFAVNHYGQPDVAMFDFTSMYAAENASRVLHHNGHRLLMILVGDSLLEPFWPTGSGCARGFLSSLDACWAIKGWGTSLTPLEVIAERESIYRLLGQTTPENLNRDYAAYTLDPHTRYPNLNSHSVTPAQVLSLVDTDDPEIIKQPAVQTEIDIPKKRRRRDLRADSQVHPDVLLRWLQKQVALYEGIHIEDMGASFKSGLAICAIIHRYRPDLIDFYSLQTTEAATNNQLAFDILEKELGIPPVMTGEEMSQCDVPDKLAMFSYLTQIYEVFRKEIPHIKHPKLEIDNEEISSHLILSHLTAEQKAQLLGHIVKQESATRTRHSRLRQSSENIQQHGDKKGDTISRRSRKRRSMEKIGATVDRESKLHASHHRYGIDEEFSGRIKNIEHKLKGSGLPEKKPRDLLRAIGKIEKTDWNIKEIERKIEENKMGHGVRHDKVERVPKWSREQISICFIQFLARQIKMEKKGHDPKDADSKYAEIDNTLKNIDKKIKEGNVLGHNKVSAMAEQFSSKTQDTEPKVQKSNTKTPLTLPAQGGSEMCHFCNKRVYLMERLSAEGKYFHRGCFRCEYCSTSLRIGNHTYDRLKNGGRFYCTQHFGLPGTMKARIEKKKSTVNKENVANTSVNAIVPEKINIQTEGVVGLDLLDRGQTPERIEFENLARVSDTEEAHSQMDEDEWTDRNFGASAAEMGSSDDISDMSDSDDDNEVFEEAIDQPLTTEGTLELAKNWTLRYSNSQNAAGQSDTGSNEYEDSSDEYTSEEDESSTATEDEDDARARELRKQEVWLPVPPMSSDTDTGSETEVASDDGSTEESEENSATEISTDSEFEHDGVTPTQHEIPEITINDAYVRKTRGNYVEPKKVQVKSKIISSINGKFKQEKDSEGKVDSGDLNPTKKTIQETKTESKSPMLGFNFNTNNLSPLVNPRKGDYLLNRTHSTEGIASKLSLELKKRYLLGGPALAGSVMKSGSTSNVDTKLRSLTDAISQHQKLLNPAPEPSPTMQAFLQGTSKLHLSNSQLSPLSPTMLFSSQSVRPLSVNQVSKINPNNDSYEHKAASGISDASKIHLPDLVTETSILKSRTAPNVSESMKDVEKKQTEEKISPNKINDTNTRSLILENVNTQTTEKTHSTGLDENISCRPRSPLHETSIIVPEVHWVKNKEELKEADSTEDSEIDSDSLSLSDVEVEEDKGEQLLTANLSPPRLQIHSTDGDLLLDEGIEKNKVLDICSTFEPDSIECSFFRDEQSNDEQIATQLMQSSLNNDKLIEVLNNKIEECDLHDNNKQSISSCSSPASVASAISNKQDDSEENDVTTTAALTETEFSEWARDGQDLVSYDLQDTDFDINPEFVTKRKNSNLFHGGQSSVFNTTMMKRENPDDTQAYTYRSDRRTELPSNNTSELLANGENIDYMDTDNESLLDDSLQDATNTTLLKNRGYVEFVNIKTINSLRSNITDAPIATLECENDICSEEEIVNNENIIEINPVTMDDVMNKLNGATNSTNSKLQESSISIDAESRTVQEAQTISEAINNDSLQSMDEDSLLIVEPAEDTTTSEVITILASPVNPQKSIVPKEEVHEQIQQGKTLADSSNPDYLEYVKRLQSRIAEFSNAKDSIDVRKSKRKNSKNLAQTRTAELIAEEIRNQESFNNNNLNSPATSRKLEEITRERSKQKNVIEDLLMDKLVAHKQKSAEKKARRAARASSFSSVLSPVKLPTIAAAANNTSATKFVPTSLETQISNSHNMTFADAKKILQTEQSLPVDSNISSQKAENNESTSYKKSTNQTEQSENFASPKSHNEMDKDFKTPIAPPRCKHEEAKRTTEKARQDARERARLKSDEDLGLSPEDKIKELKMKFARRQHSVEERRKTEDIASPEVKSRSFSFTISKPGSKLQTSKSTDNMKAITKKMNLKDVSTISAKSMDELSKATNAPNSDNVTSGMKGETKKAKDPERRKSIIQAVSDFFFKKETSVSPQKDKLSMFRLTSKSKGKLYKSYSDGSDIDKVDSTKLKARPKSVCESMLIGNYLNENPPDIPPPPQDYINVTTHISDDSLSEDDTKTAALSTSQVQKATATEGSCNSISRKTKTMRKLTRQAQLKRLRMAQEIQRKLEETEVKQRELESRGVSVEKALRGEGDCSDREEADLLREWFDLMKERTELRRYEKELLVRAQEVQLEDRHERLQQELRERLADDDEKKTSADVEKEGEILTEMLEIVEKRDTLIALLEEERQRYQDEDRDLEAQMLAKGLRLIPMKKVGSKYSV